A single window of Myxocyprinus asiaticus isolate MX2 ecotype Aquarium Trade chromosome 48, UBuf_Myxa_2, whole genome shotgun sequence DNA harbors:
- the LOC127437469 gene encoding iroquois-class homeodomain protein IRX-5-like, giving the protein MAFPQGYLYQSSLSLYSCPPYGSGAVTGPRTDDLGRSSSGSAFSPYASTAFTNTSAFNSLQYSSESTAPFTSYVGSPYDHSPGMTGSLGFHPYAGPLGAYPFGDPAYRKNAIRDATATLKAWLSEHRKNPYPTKGEKIMLAIITKMTLTQVSTWFANARRRLKKENKMSWTPRNRSEDEDEEDSIDLGKNDDDDEQLKRDETTETTKDSVGDDCTEIRPENPDDATKRVITDCEEQEKRTVCDSPVPTTSSPRNEISETAKPHSANPTPKPKLWSLAEIATSDKGCDEPSQTSGASPAQCPFLPRDLYYASPFYPAFTNYGTFGHLNGVSHGNATQLNGINTAVLQRARDGNITLDLCKELSFEHKRANI; this is encoded by the exons ATGGCGTTTCCTCAAGGATACTTGTACCAGTCTTCACTTTCTCTCTATTCGTGTCCGCCGTACGGCTCCGGCGCGGTAACGGGACCGCGGACAGATGATCTGGGACGGTCGTCCAGCGGCTCAGCTTTCTCCCCGTACGCGTCCACAGCTTTCACAAACACTTCAGCCTTCAACTCTCTCCAGTACAGCTCTGAATCCACAGCACCCTTCACTTCATATGTG GGCTCCCCATACGACCATTCTCCAGGCATGACTGGCTCTTTAGGCTTTCACCCGTACGCCGGACCCCTGGGCGCGTACCCGTTTGGAGATCCCGCTTACCGGAAGAACGCCATTCGAGATGCCACTGCCACCTTGAAGGCCTGGCTCAGTGAACACCGGAAAAACCCTTATCCCACCAAAGGAGAGAAAATCATGCTCGCCATCATCACTAAAATGACTCTCACTCAGGTGTCCACCTGGTTCGCCAACGCGCGGAGAAGACtgaagaaagagaataaaatgtCCTGGACGCCACGGAACAGGAGTGAAGATGAGGATGAGGAGGACAGCATTGATTTAGGGAAAAATGATGACGACGATGAGCAGCTGAAAAGAGACGAAACAACAGAGACGACCAAAGATTCAG TTGGCGATGACTGCACCGAAATTCGCCCAGAAAACCCCGACGACGCGACGAAGCGTGTTATAACCGACTGTGAAGAACAAGAGAAGCGGACAGTGTGCGATTCTCCGGTGCCCACGACCTCCTCACCCCGGAACGAGATCAGCGAAACCGCAAAACCCCATTCCGCAAACCCGACCCCCAAACCCAAACTGTGGTCCCTTGCTGAGATTGCTACATCGGACAAGGGGTGTGACGAACCGTCCCAAACATCTGGGGCGTCACCTGCGCAATGCCCCTTTCTCCCCAGAGATTTATACTACGCGTCTCCTTTCTATCCGGCTTTCACGAACTATGGGACTTTCGGACACCTGAACGGCGTCAGTCACGGAAACGCAACGCAATTGAACGGAATAAACACGGCCGTGTTACAAAGAGCGAGAGACGGCAACATTACTCTGGATTTGTGTAAAGAACTCAGCTTTGAACACAAGAGGGCGAATATTTAG